The Paramisgurnus dabryanus chromosome 24, PD_genome_1.1, whole genome shotgun sequence genome contains the following window.
AGTTCCTGACGTGGTGCTTCAGGTAAAGGGAGAGTCGTTTTTTGTGAACCGCCAACGTCTGGCCTTGCTGAGTCCGTACTTTCGAGCCTTGTTCTTTGGTGGAGGTCTGGAGAGCACCAGGAAGCACATCGAGATACATGGCGTTGGACTGCAGCAGTTTCAAATCCTGATGAAGTTCACAAAGACCTTCAAGCTGTCCTTGGATAACAACAATGTCCTTGATGTTCTAGAGGCGGCCGACTTCCTGCAAATAGACAGAGCTCGACTTCTCTGTTGCAAGTTTTTGGAAAGACAGTTGCATCTGAGCAATTGCTTAGGCATGATGGCCTACGCTTGGCAGCTCGGCTGTCTCGAACTGTACGCCGCGGCGCGCGAAGTCGCCCTTACCCATCTGCCCGCCATAGCTTCGGAGCAAGACCTTATGTTCCTTTCCAAAGACAGTATTGCTGACCTCCTTGCTAGTGACGACTTAAGCATTCCAAGAGAAGACATGGCGCTCGACGTTGCCCTTCGCTGGGCAACCTTCGACCCGAGTCGAGAAGAGGACTTTATGGAGCTAGTGGGGCTGGTAAGGCCCGAGTGTTTAAGTCTTCCTTACATAACTGATCTTCTGTCGAAGATCAACAGCTCAGACCCACGTGCCAAGCTCGTTTGCAGGTTGAATAATAACATTCCGAGCAGTTGGACGGCGGGCAGATCTGTACCCAGAACTCGTTCGAGAGAAACTCTGTTTGTTCTCGGTGGATCACATGAGGAGGAGACACAGTTGCTTTATCAGTTCCACCCGTATAGCGGAAGGTGGAAATCCCATCCACCTCTGCAGAAGAAATGTCTTACACAGTACTCTGTGGCCGCCGTAGGTAACAGTTTATCGAATATATTTGACTTTACAATGAAATTAATCCTTTATTTGTTAGCATGATGACCTACATACACTGTTTGTCCTGTGccagctaccatagcttctccaTGCATTTTTAAACGGAGGGGTGagcatgtttgtcctgtggaggctaccgtagcttctccaTGCGTTTTGAAATAAAGGGGTGAGCATGTTTGTCCTGTCGCGGTTACCGTAGCTTCACCATGCATTTTGAAACAGAGGGGTGAGCATGTTTGTCCTGTCGCGGTTACCGTAGCTTCTCCATGCATTTTGAAACGGAGGGGTGAGCATGTTTAACCTGTGGTGGTAATGGTAGCTTATCTATGCGTTTTGAAAGTGAGGAGTGAGCATGTTTGTCCTGTAGCGGCTACCGTAGATTCTTTATGCGTTTttaaagggaggggtgagcatgtttgtcctgtggcggctaccgtagcttctctacaCGTTTTAAAACAGAGGGGTGAgttgtggactgagccattggttgcaattcacaatctcaccgctagaggccgctaaaatctacacacagcacATTTTAACTAACAATAGTTGTttggttttatttgtttttttactaGTCTTACCACAATAGACATagtttaaagctgcaatctgtaactttttagtaaaaaaatctaTCACTTTGATAATACACTCATTTAAACAAATACTTCTTTGCTTTAAGGGGACAACATTGTAGTGACTGGAGGCTACTTTCGGGACGTGTTGTGGTACAGTGTGGACTGGGTGAGCATTTACCAGTGCAGTGCCGAACGGTGGGTGGACGGCCCTGCGATGAGGAAGTCCAGGCACAGTCACTGCTCAGTGGCAATCCAGCTCCAGTTGTTTGTGTTGGGTGGAAGCATGGACGAGGGTCTCGTGGCCGATGTGGAGAGGCTGGTGATTGGAGCAGAGGAATGGGAGAGCGTCAGCCCAATGGTGTGCGCGGTGGAGAGGGCGGCCGTCGTCACCTTGGGATCTTGTATCTATGTAGCTTGTGGTTTGGATGAGAATGGAGACGTGTACAGTGGGATTCAGAGATACAGACCTGAGGTGGACCAGTGGGACGTGATCTCATATTCACCATTCCCACGGTGAGTACAGAAAGTATAATTGTCGTCGCTGAACACAAACTTGGCCACACAACTTTTTATACCTGTTTTACAGTTATGATCTTCTTGCAACTGAGCTCAACGGCGCCCTCTATCTGCTGGGAGGTCAGGCTCTACGTTTCGATGTTGACACAGATGAGTGGACCGTTCTTCAGGAGGAATGTCTAGACAACAAATTTTATACTGGATGTACGACAGTTAACGGGCAGATTTACATACTGAGCGAGAGGAAGATAAACAAAACTTACCCTAACATGATTCTGATGGATCCTTATATTGACACATGCTTGGAAATTGATGGTTCAATACCATGTCCAGTTCCCATAAGAGGCTGCATCACAATGCGCATGCATCCTTACTAAAATCATAATGTTAACACAGGCAGTATCGATATTTCATTTATGTTACATGCAATAAACTTTCTATTCTTTCTTCCTGTCTCTACTCTAAGACTCAAAAACAAGAGCATGAACATTATAGCATGAACATGAAGCTAAATATATGCATTACATGTTTATTGTTAATGAAGTGGTCACAGAAAGAAGATGTCAGTATGCAATATTACTGCAGTAACGACAAAGAAAGTTTATATCTCACAATAAACCCAATATCACACCTGCAATATGTTGCATGTGAAATCAAAGCACAGTCATTTATCTATAAATTATCTTCATACTAGGGCTGCATAGCGATTAATTGCAACTAATAGTTTGCAaaataaggttttgtttatgtgtgtgtgtaaaaaattaatttacacCCATGCATGGtgttagataaaaaaaatgtgtatttatatatacagatCTATTACAATACACacaacttttattctgcaaacgattagttgcgattagtaATCGTTATGCAGTCCTACTCCATACAAAAACTCAACATTATTTTCGAACAAAAATTGAACAGTGTAGGACAAAGCAATGGCTTTGAGATAAAAGGCTTGGGTGCAAACAAACAATTTATGTTTCAGTAACCATATGAATATTTTAAATAGCTTAATAACTTTTCAGCCTTATCTAAAACATCACCACGAACTTAGCGTGTAGCCCTCGGAGCAAGTTTTAATATTCTAGAAACCAACGTCCCCTATAATCCATTTACCTCCACAAGCTTTAGATTTAGAGGCACATGCTTCAGTAATCTAAATTATTAAGGCAATGTGCGCCACACAACTAAGTgacaaacttaaaaaaacacacaaaaatgtacaaaa
Protein-coding sequences here:
- the LOC135723032 gene encoding kelch-like protein 23; protein product: MALTKQNVGCDLNQKTVVEEKEEDDGVPDVVLQVKGESFFVNRQRLALLSPYFRALFFGGGLESTRKHIEIHGVGLQQFQILMKFTKTFKLSLDNNNVLDVLEAADFLQIDRARLLCCKFLERQLHLSNCLGMMAYAWQLGCLELYAAAREVALTHLPAIASEQDLMFLSKDSIADLLASDDLSIPREDMALDVALRWATFDPSREEDFMELVGLVRPECLSLPYITDLLSKINSSDPRAKLVCRLNNNIPSSWTAGRSVPRTRSRETLFVLGGSHEEETQLLYQFHPYSGRWKSHPPLQKKCLTQYSVAAVGDNIVVTGGYFRDVLWYSVDWVSIYQCSAERWVDGPAMRKSRHSHCSVAIQLQLFVLGGSMDEGLVADVERLVIGAEEWESVSPMVCAVERAAVVTLGSCIYVACGLDENGDVYSGIQRYRPEVDQWDVISYSPFPRYDLLATELNGALYLLGGQALRFDVDTDEWTVLQEECLDNKFYTGCTTVNGQIYILSERKINKTYPNMILMDPYIDTCLEIDGSIPCPVPIRGCITMRMHPY